The following DNA comes from Rosa rugosa chromosome 5, drRosRugo1.1, whole genome shotgun sequence.
ATTATGTTTTAAATACTTCATAAGGAATTAATTACACATGCATTGCCATAGTTGTTGTCACAATTAGagatgttactttttttttttaaagagaaatAACACCACTTAAGAGAACGCGCTTTACGCGCCTGTCGTCTGTAAGAGAGAGTATGCTCCGTCCGGCAGCGCGTCCCATggacgtcgtcgtcggacgggccacTGTGGGCTTTAATGGCCTGATATCCTTCCTCTGTTGTCGAGGTGAGAGTGGTGGCCGAGTTGTGGCCGTTGGTGGTACTGACCTATTCGATCTAGATCGGATCAGATCTGATATGAGGTTGGGTGTGTTGGATGGCGGGATAGATTGCTGGGCTTGGCAACGGATGGCTGGGGACATGCGGATCAGAGGGAGGGGATGGAGGATTCCGGTCGCCGTGGCTGAAGCTACGCTATTGATCTGTGGTTCTGAGGCTGCGTTGTCTCTGCCAGGGAGTTGGCTATGTGGGTTCATGCCAGAGATCGTGGATGGGTGTTGGTTGGAGAGCGTGGCAAGGCGGAATGTTCCGGTGGCTGGGTTTTGGTTGGAGATCGTGGCAAGGCAGAGGTGCGGTGATGGTGACGTGGTGGTGGCAGTGGCAGAGGTGCGGGTTTTGGTTcattgtccccccccccccttgtattctacagtttcattaatgaaggcttgagggcagccgcaccacccattattcaaaaaaaaaaaaaattaggatgtGGAataaaattgtttaatttaatgaTTGTTATACACAGACAAACTTTTAGATTCAAACTTTCCTACATTTTTTTCAAACTACAAAAATGAAATTTACTTTAATATTTACTGAGAGAGTATTCAGGACACTGACGAGAATGGACGGTTAAATAACAGTAAGTGTAATATTTTGTTATGAAAAAAAAGAttgcctatatatatcaactattGAGATCCGCTGAATTTGCTGGTTCACTTGCACTAATGGTGCATAGAAAATTTTTCCCTATTTGCTCATCTCTTTTTTGACTTGCTAAATCCTCCaccttatgttttttttttccttggtttATGAAACATTGAAACCCATTCACTCTTCCCCAGTTATCATCATTGATATAAAATGCAAAATCCACAGTTCAGTTTCCTATTACACTCAACAATTTAATCTAAATACATGATTTCTTTTGATCTCCTTATGCAAACGAAATCTCGACGTTCTTAATAGTTTCAAAAATAAACTTATTCATCCGTTAAAAGTTGTAGTGGGAAGTTCTTCAGACAGTGTAGAAGTTTTATATTGCAACAGAACTACTCAGTTCCAAGTAATATCAACAAGAGTTTACTTAGAAGCGAATGCAATTTATCTTGACAAGAACCCGTATTCTGAAATTGCAATCTCAAATGCATGAATCCTTTCCCCAGTAGCAAACCCATTGCGATCATAAGACGATATTTCGCCTATGTTGAGATCATTGCAGGCCTTGATTAACTCCTCGCCAACACGTTTTGCAGCTTCCTATCAAATACAAGAACCGAGTCAAGGCAGGCTCAAGTAGCAGATAGAATAAAGAACCATtccagagccaaacaaagaggAGGAGGGTTCAAGAACTTGCACAAGCTTAGAGAACTTACAGGGGTACTACAGTGGGGATCCTGGCGAATAGATTTCTGCAGAGTgcttccataaaacaaacacTTCTTGTTTTGGTCATCTACCAGCATAGCATACAATTGTTTGTCTGAACAGAATACTGAAAGCCTCGGCTTCTTAGGCGTGCCATTGTACTGATCAAGAAGTATACAACCATGACTCCAGAGGAATAAAAATGCGTTGTTACGAAAACCCGAAGGAATGTAATTACAAGAATGCATTATTGTAACTCAAGACGCACATAAGCATCCCATAGGACTTTTTCAATCAAATGAGCAGGGTGAAACTACCTTCTTCTGCATTCTTCTGTTTAGAGTTTTCGCACTTTCGGTTCTGGCATGCTGCCTCGCTCTCATTACTACCGGCTTCATGGAGAAATCTACAGAAAACTCAAGAATGGACACTAAATCCAGAATGCAAACTTGCTAGGACTACTAGTCTACTAGTACGCAACCAGTGAGAAAGTTTCCGGGGTAAAATAATAACTAGTGGAAATGGGGTGTCACTTACTTCTCTTAGTCTGCAAGACCTGAAAGTTTGAAGTCGCAGAACGAGTCCCAAAAAGGGCAGAAGCTGTAAACTGGAGAGCAGCAACATTCACTAGAGCCATACTATGAAAAAGATTTAAAGTAGCAAATTGGGTATTGTTGAAACactgcaggaaaaaaaaaaagcaaagcaaGTTCATTCAGGCATTTCGTCGAACACCTTACGGGCAGTCTTTACAGTAAATTTGAAGGCGTCTAATATTCTCAGAACTTCATATTGGCGTGTGGCTTGAAAGGCCAGGTGGCTAACAAAATGAGGGAGAAAataatttataataaaattaatttatgCAATTTGTTAAGATAGTAAATAATTTATAATAAATAATCATAATTACAAAATGATGAATATAGTACATCACTGATATATTAAATAAACGTAGTTCATTATAGAGGTGGTAAACCGAATTGCCACAGAACAGAAATATAGTACTCGATAAAAATATATCCGTACATTGAATATATATTTCATTTTAGTAAGTGTGTTCTAATGGCCCGTCACTATTAAACCAAAACATAGCCAGGTGTTTTCTGATATCTTTTTCTTTCGAAACTTATCCTAGGTTTCTCCAACCACCAGCGCACATTCcagatttatttttcttttcttttccctgaAAATAATTGCATTCCAGATCCTTCCACAGCCTTCCTTTCTTTCCCTCTTATAAACCCCAAATCCCAAATCTCCGCCTCCCCTGTTCTAAATTCCTCTGATTTCCCCAAGGTCCCTCAATTTTCCTTTTCTCTCACTCTCAAatcaaaattagggtttcatgGCTTCCGACGCCGTCTCCCAATTCGCTTCCTTCTTCGATCGCCTCCGCCGCGACCGAGACCTCCCTCCGATCATCCCCTTCATCATGGGCTTGGCCGTCGCCGGATCCACGACAGGCTCCGATCAACAGCAAACCGACGATCGTAGACCGGAGCACGTTAACCGACTCGTCGTCGTCAATCGCGACGAGCAAAACGTGGTGGTGATCGAGAGCGGCTCCGGCGGAATCGACTCTCTGATGCGCCAATTGGCCAAGGACGGCCACCCGCCGGCGTCCAAGGCCTCCATCGCGGCCATGCCGACGGTGACGGTTGCGGAAAGCGGCCGCGAGTGTCCGATCTGCCTCGACCAGTTTGAGGTCGGCGGAGAGGCCAAAGAGATGCCTTGCAGTCATTTGTTTCACGGGGATTGTGTTGAGAAGTGGTTGAAGGTTCACGGGACTTGCCCGGTCTGCCGGTTCACGATGCCGGCCGACGAGGAAGAAGAGCCGGATAAGAAGAATGAGCCTGGAATTTCTGTCAGCATATTTATAAGGGCGACGACAAGTGAAGAGTCAGATCCAACTGGTGATTCGACTCCAAGCGAAGCAGCAGCTGATGATGATCATATGCAGAGttagaacaaaaattcaaagacttttagatttgattttttggaaattttatgaaattggTTGGGGGTTTAGATTTGTACATTGTCAAAGTTTGAGTTCTCTCTTTGGAGTAATGAatcaatataatatatatttttcattttctttgtgccaatttttttttataatttgggTACAATGGGGGCACAAGGCCCAGAAACAAGGAAGAAGACAGACTAGTTACTAGTCTATCTCAAAAGACATAAAGGTTCTAGGCCTAGAACATGCCATCAGTATCATCCATCACAACAATATGCTTGATCCTAAGCTCAATAGCAATCTGCAAATTAACCTGTAAATAACCCCCAAGCTTCAGCTTGAAGATCTTCGCCACTACCAATGTTCTGCATAAAGCCATGGTGCCAAATTCCTGAGCTGTCTCTTATGACCCCTCCAGCACCAATGAAACCATTATTGCTTCAGGATCCATCCACATTTAATTTGAATTGGCCAACAGAAGGTTTTTCCCAACACAAACATCTCAGTTGACGGATGGAAATATTCTTAAGGGTTTATGTGACAAGAGCTCCATTCTCTAATGTACTGAATTATAATGGAAGCAGTACTATGAGGTCTTTGGAAACCATCATCAAAAGTATACTTGTTGCGCCATTTCCAAATAAACCAACAGGTGTTATGAACAAATGAGACCATTCAAATCCCAAAAacatacagttttttttttttgcaaaaggTTAGCTGCTATCCAAGTATTCCAGTCATGCTTGAAAGTCCCAGAGATGGTAGTAGTCCTGACTCATGAGACAATCCCTGAATAAATGAATCATAGATTCAGGTTCCTCAGGGCAATGTTTACAGTTTGGGTTCCTAGTAGGGTGTCTCAGAGCTCGGTGCATATTGTTTTTTCAACTTTTATCATATTGAACTTGGAATTTGTCCTTCATTATTAAAATTATGCATGGGCAGCTCACTTGGTACCTTGGCAGCTAAGAATTGAGTGGCATAATTGTTTGCATCG
Coding sequences within:
- the LOC133709573 gene encoding uncharacterized protein LOC133709573 isoform X2, producing the protein MALVNVAALQFTASALFGTRSATSNFQVLQTKRNFSMKPVVMRARQHARTESAKTLNRRMQKKYNGTPKKPRLSVFCSDKQLYAMLVDDQNKKCLFYGSTLQKSIRQDPHCSTPEAAKRVGEELIKACNDLNIGEISSYDRNGFATGERIHAFEIAISEYGFLSR
- the LOC133709573 gene encoding uncharacterized protein LOC133709573 isoform X1: MNLLCFFFFLQCFNNTQFATLNLFHSMALVNVAALQFTASALFGTRSATSNFQVLQTKRNFSMKPVVMRARQHARTESAKTLNRRMQKKYNGTPKKPRLSVFCSDKQLYAMLVDDQNKKCLFYGSTLQKSIRQDPHCSTPEAAKRVGEELIKACNDLNIGEISSYDRNGFATGERIHAFEIAISEYGFLSR
- the LOC133709572 gene encoding E3 ubiquitin-protein ligase MPSR1-like; its protein translation is MASDAVSQFASFFDRLRRDRDLPPIIPFIMGLAVAGSTTGSDQQQTDDRRPEHVNRLVVVNRDEQNVVVIESGSGGIDSLMRQLAKDGHPPASKASIAAMPTVTVAESGRECPICLDQFEVGGEAKEMPCSHLFHGDCVEKWLKVHGTCPVCRFTMPADEEEEPDKKNEPGISVSIFIRATTSEESDPTGDSTPSEAAADDDHMQS